Proteins encoded in a region of the Methylosinus trichosporium OB3b genome:
- a CDS encoding TonB-dependent hemoglobin/transferrin/lactoferrin family receptor, giving the protein METINVTATKTQEAPVESMTASSVVTRKEIERFQPSTLADILRNVPGVATQESQNDPAQSINIRGLQDFGRVNVLIDGARQNFQISGHNANGTFYLEPEFLSQADVVRGPVSNIYGSGAIGGVVSFRTRGADDVLAPGERYGIIQKLGSGTNGQGLLESTSLATRPTDWADAFGQFVYRRRTPYEDGEGKTVADTGSELVGGLMKLAVRPDEGHAITATALMQNYRFANNGTSGSGTRFSDDVDANTFTLGYHFAKPDVPLLDLDAKVYYTETRNRQTVLSPTATYRALGVSAGAGLEDHIGTWGLDVHNTARFSTAMIDHALTFGGDNAEDHVTTIDNAGKFVSALTPSGDRRLSGAFVQDEARYGSWLRVLGALRFDDYALSGGAYGSSGSRLSPKITVGVTPLAGVEIYGTYAEGYRAPSITETLISGTHPFPAFNILPNPYLKPEVAHDVEVGVNVKYEDVLKPGDKIRGKLNLFQNRIDNFIDFQTVGGSYLVPFIPGMSTVVCNFASYLCFPITSYQYLNVARAEIRGVEGEGVYDWGGGFLSVAGSLNSGKDLSTNAPLYSVAPGRITTSLAFRFLDAALTVGGRYTAVDRSPTTVTTPTKSYDYIDLFANYAVNDAVTANLLLSNVTNRKYTQYLNSLPSAGFTVKFAVAVKFASN; this is encoded by the coding sequence TTGGAGACGATCAATGTCACGGCGACGAAGACGCAGGAGGCGCCTGTCGAGTCGATGACCGCGTCGAGCGTCGTCACGCGGAAGGAGATCGAGCGCTTTCAGCCTTCGACGCTCGCAGACATTCTGCGCAACGTTCCCGGCGTCGCGACGCAGGAGAGCCAGAACGATCCGGCGCAATCGATCAATATTCGCGGCTTGCAGGATTTCGGCCGCGTGAATGTCCTCATCGACGGCGCGCGGCAGAATTTTCAGATTTCCGGCCACAACGCCAATGGGACGTTCTATCTCGAGCCCGAATTTCTTTCGCAGGCGGATGTCGTGCGCGGTCCCGTCTCCAACATCTATGGCTCTGGAGCGATCGGCGGCGTCGTCTCGTTCCGCACGCGCGGCGCCGACGATGTGCTCGCGCCGGGCGAAAGATATGGAATCATCCAGAAGCTCGGCTCCGGAACCAATGGACAAGGCCTGCTCGAGAGCACGTCGCTCGCGACGCGGCCGACCGATTGGGCCGATGCGTTCGGGCAATTCGTCTATCGTCGGCGCACGCCCTATGAGGATGGCGAGGGAAAGACGGTCGCCGACACCGGCAGCGAATTGGTCGGCGGGCTGATGAAGCTCGCGGTCCGTCCCGACGAGGGTCATGCGATCACCGCGACAGCGCTGATGCAGAATTATCGTTTCGCCAACAATGGCACGAGCGGCTCGGGCACGCGCTTTTCCGACGATGTCGACGCCAACACATTCACGCTCGGCTATCATTTCGCCAAGCCCGACGTTCCGCTGCTCGATCTCGACGCGAAAGTCTACTACACGGAGACGCGCAATCGGCAGACGGTCCTGTCGCCGACCGCGACCTATCGCGCGCTCGGCGTCTCCGCCGGCGCCGGGCTCGAGGATCACATCGGCACATGGGGCCTCGACGTCCACAACACCGCGCGCTTCTCGACCGCGATGATCGATCATGCGTTGACCTTCGGCGGCGACAACGCCGAGGATCATGTGACGACCATCGACAACGCCGGCAAATTCGTCTCGGCGCTGACGCCCTCTGGCGATCGGCGTCTCTCCGGCGCCTTCGTGCAGGACGAGGCGCGCTATGGATCATGGCTGCGCGTGCTCGGCGCCCTGCGCTTTGACGATTACGCGCTCTCGGGCGGCGCCTATGGGTCGAGCGGCAGCCGATTGTCGCCGAAGATTACCGTCGGCGTGACGCCGCTTGCGGGCGTCGAGATCTATGGGACCTATGCCGAGGGCTATCGGGCGCCGTCGATCACAGAGACGCTGATCTCGGGGACGCATCCGTTCCCGGCGTTCAACATCCTGCCCAATCCCTATCTGAAGCCGGAGGTCGCGCATGACGTCGAGGTCGGCGTCAATGTCAAATATGAGGACGTGCTGAAGCCGGGCGACAAGATCAGAGGCAAGCTCAACCTCTTTCAGAACAGGATCGACAATTTCATCGATTTCCAGACGGTGGGGGGCTCCTATCTCGTGCCCTTCATCCCCGGCATGTCGACCGTCGTCTGCAACTTCGCGTCCTATCTCTGCTTCCCGATCACGTCCTACCAATATCTCAATGTGGCGAGGGCGGAGATTCGCGGCGTCGAGGGCGAAGGGGTCTATGATTGGGGCGGCGGCTTTCTCTCGGTCGCCGGCTCCCTCAACAGCGGCAAGGATCTCTCGACCAATGCGCCGCTCTACAGCGTGGCGCCGGGACGTATCACGACCAGTTTGGCGTTCCGCTTCCTCGACGCCGCGCTGACCGTCGGCGGCCGCTACACGGCGGTCGATCGCAGCCCCACCACGGTCACGACGCCGACGAAATCCTACGACTACATCGATCTCTTCGCCAATTACGCCGTGAATGACGCAGTGACGGCCAATCTGCTGCTGTCGAATGTGACGAACCGCAAATACACGCAATATCTCAACTCGCTGCCGAGCGCCGGCTTCACCGTGAAATTCGCGGTCGCCGTGAAATTCGCCTCGAATTGA
- the hemP gene encoding hemin uptake protein HemP: MQKDHTAPASDPPFDAPRKPREIPIGELLGEAREALILHAGERYRLRITANNKLILTK, translated from the coding sequence ATGCAAAAAGACCACACTGCTCCCGCTTCCGATCCGCCCTTCGACGCGCCGCGCAAGCCGCGCGAAATTCCCATCGGAGAGCTGCTCGGCGAAGCCAGAGAAGCGCTGATCCTTCACGCGGGCGAGCGCTATCGCCTGCGCATCACCGCGAACAACAAGCTGATCCTGACGAAGTGA
- a CDS encoding heme/hemin ABC transporter substrate-binding protein encodes MSTQRSALRCLRALLTAVALIATRAHGAETDRIVAVGGAITEIFYALERQDRLVAIDTTSLYPPQALKEKANVGYFRALSAEGVLSTRPSLVLALQGAGPPPAIQSLIDAGVRVATIPDSPSAQGVVAKIEAVGRAADANDAAARLAADVRARFDELAALRSRITTKRRALFVLSLQNGRPLVGGRGTAADAIITLAGGENVAADIEGYKPMTLEAVAATAPETIVMMGTDAPPPDVFSLPGFSGVPAAQTRSLFIRDGLYLIGFGPRAPQAARELMAAFYPDAPVLSSPLDGDR; translated from the coding sequence GTGAGCACGCAACGTTCCGCACTCCGATGCCTGCGCGCGCTGCTGACGGCCGTCGCGCTGATCGCAACGCGCGCTCATGGCGCCGAGACCGATCGCATCGTCGCCGTCGGCGGCGCGATCACCGAGATCTTCTATGCGCTCGAACGTCAGGATCGGCTCGTCGCCATCGACACGACGAGCCTCTATCCGCCGCAGGCGCTGAAGGAGAAAGCCAATGTCGGCTATTTCCGCGCGCTCTCGGCGGAAGGCGTTCTATCGACGCGCCCGTCGCTCGTTCTCGCTCTGCAGGGCGCCGGTCCGCCGCCGGCGATCCAATCGCTGATCGACGCGGGCGTGCGCGTCGCGACGATTCCCGACTCGCCCTCTGCGCAAGGCGTCGTCGCCAAGATCGAAGCCGTCGGCCGCGCAGCGGATGCGAATGACGCCGCAGCGCGGCTCGCCGCCGATGTGCGCGCGCGCTTCGACGAGCTCGCGGCTCTGCGCTCCAGGATCACGACGAAGCGTCGCGCGCTGTTCGTGCTCTCTTTGCAGAACGGACGTCCGCTGGTCGGCGGACGCGGCACCGCGGCGGATGCGATCATCACGCTCGCCGGGGGTGAGAATGTCGCCGCCGACATCGAAGGCTATAAGCCGATGACGCTCGAGGCGGTCGCCGCCACGGCGCCGGAGACCATCGTGATGATGGGGACGGACGCGCCGCCGCCGGACGTGTTCTCTCTGCCCGGCTTCTCCGGCGTTCCCGCGGCGCAGACGCGTTCGCTGTTCATCCGCGACGGGCTCTATCTCATCGGCTTCGGCCCGCGGGCGCCGCAGGCCGCGCGCGAGCTGATGGCGGCCTTCTATCCCGACGCGCCAGTTCTTTCTTCGCCGCTGGACGGCGACAGATGA
- a CDS encoding FecCD family ABC transporter permease, producing the protein MTAVVEPDTTAIARFVERRRRRFLIVASGLAAICVITFVLALANGAVAIPPGKTLHILIGAIVDHAALAGDRDALVLLDLRLPRVLLGLEVGAALAASGALMQGLFRNPLADPGLIGVSSGAALAAAATIVLGDRLLAGAGEAVPFALLPIGAFCGGLITTLLIYAIATRAGRTSMATMLLAGVALSAFAGAATSLLAFLSDDRQLRDLTFWSLGSLNGASWNKTAIVAAIVTPLLLAAPLLGRALNALALGEAEAFHLGIRVQRIKAATILLVALAVGASVAAAGVVGFVGVVAPHIVRLATGPDHRRLLPLAMMLGGALLVAADAFARVLAAPAELPLGVLTATIGSPFFLWLLLRRNRSVWS; encoded by the coding sequence ATGACCGCCGTCGTCGAGCCCGATACGACGGCGATCGCGCGTTTCGTCGAGCGCCGGCGTCGACGCTTTCTCATCGTCGCCTCTGGTCTCGCCGCAATCTGCGTCATCACATTCGTATTGGCGCTCGCGAATGGCGCCGTCGCCATCCCGCCGGGCAAGACGCTCCACATTCTCATCGGCGCCATTGTCGACCACGCCGCGCTCGCTGGCGATCGCGACGCGCTCGTGCTGCTCGATCTGCGTCTGCCGCGCGTTCTGCTCGGCCTCGAAGTGGGCGCAGCGCTCGCCGCCTCGGGCGCGCTGATGCAGGGGCTGTTCCGCAATCCGCTCGCCGATCCCGGATTGATCGGCGTGTCGAGCGGCGCCGCGCTCGCCGCCGCCGCGACCATCGTGCTCGGCGACCGGCTGCTCGCCGGCGCCGGCGAGGCTGTTCCTTTCGCGCTTCTCCCCATCGGCGCCTTCTGCGGCGGCCTCATCACGACGCTGCTCATCTACGCCATCGCCACGCGCGCGGGCCGGACGTCGATGGCGACCATGCTGCTCGCCGGCGTCGCGCTCAGCGCCTTCGCCGGCGCCGCGACGAGCCTGCTCGCATTTCTGTCCGACGATCGCCAGCTGCGCGATCTGACCTTCTGGTCGCTCGGCAGCCTCAATGGCGCGAGCTGGAACAAGACAGCGATCGTCGCCGCGATCGTCACGCCCCTGCTGCTCGCCGCGCCGCTGCTCGGCCGCGCGCTCAATGCGCTGGCGCTCGGCGAGGCCGAGGCGTTTCATCTCGGCATCCGCGTCCAGCGCATCAAGGCCGCCACGATTCTGCTCGTTGCGCTCGCCGTCGGCGCCAGCGTGGCGGCGGCCGGCGTCGTCGGTTTCGTCGGCGTCGTCGCGCCGCATATCGTTCGGCTCGCGACCGGTCCCGATCATCGCCGCCTGCTGCCGCTCGCCATGATGCTCGGCGGCGCATTGCTCGTCGCGGCGGACGCTTTCGCACGCGTGCTCGCCGCGCCGGCGGAGCTGCCGCTCGGCGTGCTCACGGCGACGATCGGCTCGCCGTTCTTCTTATGGCTGCTGTTGCGGCGGAACAGGAGCGTGTGGTCATGA
- a CDS encoding heme ABC transporter ATP-binding protein — protein sequence MSAIIEARGVTFRVDGRALVDQADLRLESGRLTIVIGPNGAGKSTLLSLLAGAATAHAGEISYCGERLDRLPPWRIANRRAVMTQSARLAFPFTVHEVASLGLDIVGRASSRQQRRDIVARSLAAADALHLCEREYSGLSGGEQQRVQFARALCQLFAGRSVDARQALLLDEPIASLDLRHQLALMDAARDIADAGAAVFVVLHDLNIAAAYADELVVMSGGRIMAAGRPGEILSDSLVASVFGVDLQLSAVPPSSLPFLLPHGYARRRDWSRTRFREPMGN from the coding sequence ATGAGCGCGATAATCGAAGCCCGCGGCGTCACCTTCCGCGTCGACGGCCGAGCGCTGGTCGACCAAGCGGATCTACGACTCGAATCGGGCCGGCTCACCATTGTGATCGGCCCCAACGGCGCCGGCAAATCGACCTTGCTGTCATTGCTCGCCGGCGCCGCGACGGCGCATGCCGGCGAGATCTCCTATTGCGGCGAGAGGCTCGACCGTCTGCCGCCTTGGCGCATCGCCAACCGCCGCGCAGTGATGACGCAGAGCGCCCGCCTCGCCTTTCCCTTCACGGTCCATGAGGTCGCGAGCCTCGGGCTCGACATCGTCGGCCGCGCCTCGTCGCGCCAGCAGCGGCGGGACATAGTGGCGCGCAGCCTCGCCGCCGCCGATGCGCTGCATCTTTGCGAACGCGAATATTCCGGCCTGTCCGGCGGCGAGCAGCAGCGCGTGCAATTCGCACGCGCGCTCTGCCAGCTCTTCGCCGGCCGCAGCGTCGACGCGCGCCAGGCGCTGCTGCTCGACGAGCCGATCGCGAGCCTGGACTTGCGCCATCAGCTGGCGCTGATGGACGCCGCGCGCGACATCGCCGACGCGGGCGCCGCGGTATTCGTCGTGCTGCACGATCTCAACATTGCGGCGGCCTATGCGGATGAGCTCGTCGTGATGTCCGGGGGCCGCATCATGGCCGCGGGCCGGCCCGGCGAAATATTGTCCGACAGTCTCGTCGCCTCGGTTTTCGGCGTCGATCTGCAATTGAGCGCTGTTCCGCCCAGCAGCCTGCCGTTTCTGCTTCCCCACGGCTATGCGCGCCGACGCGATTGGTCGCGGACGAGATTTCGCGAGCCGATGGGAAATTGA
- a CDS encoding DUF4142 domain-containing protein, which translates to MANQQQGGTLKHFVGKVTDTIGGMVGRMGASMSTNADSFVENAAIGDMYEITAAKIALKRSRSEPVRAIAEKMIEDHTENTRRLQNKLSTSEARDVARPPQTLDSRRQSMVDHLEEAPDDSFDSTYLDQQLMAHEETVTLMQTYRDSGDHAQLRSFAAEAAPVVEGHLEDIKRLRSMM; encoded by the coding sequence ATGGCGAACCAACAGCAAGGCGGAACGCTGAAGCACTTCGTCGGCAAAGTGACCGATACGATCGGCGGCATGGTCGGTCGAATGGGCGCCTCCATGTCGACGAACGCGGACAGCTTCGTCGAGAATGCGGCGATCGGCGATATGTACGAGATCACGGCCGCGAAGATCGCGCTGAAGCGGTCGCGCTCCGAGCCTGTCCGCGCGATCGCCGAGAAGATGATCGAGGATCACACCGAGAACACCCGTCGCCTTCAGAACAAGCTCTCGACGAGCGAGGCGCGCGACGTCGCGCGGCCGCCGCAGACGCTCGACAGCCGTCGGCAATCCATGGTCGATCACCTCGAGGAGGCGCCGGACGATTCCTTCGATTCGACCTATCTCGACCAGCAGCTGATGGCGCATGAAGAGACGGTCACGCTGATGCAAACCTACAGGGACAGCGGCGATCACGCGCAGCTGAGGTCCTTCGCCGCCGAAGCCGCCCCTGTCGTCGAAGGGCATCTCGAAGACATCAAGCGGCTGCGTTCAATGATGTAG
- the rplU gene encoding 50S ribosomal protein L21, whose product MFAVIRTGGKQYSVSAGDTITVMALDGVAGDKVVFDEVLFVEAEGATKIGAPRVEGASVAGEIAEQARSPKTISFKKRRRQNSKRKRGHRQDLTLVRITAIEAGA is encoded by the coding sequence ATGTTCGCAGTCATCAGAACCGGCGGCAAGCAATATAGCGTGTCCGCCGGAGATACGATCACCGTCATGGCGCTGGATGGCGTTGCGGGCGACAAGGTGGTGTTCGACGAGGTACTGTTCGTCGAAGCCGAGGGCGCGACCAAGATCGGCGCGCCGCGCGTCGAAGGCGCGAGCGTCGCCGGCGAAATCGCCGAGCAGGCGCGCAGCCCCAAGACGATCTCCTTCAAGAAGCGCCGCCGCCAGAACTCCAAGCGCAAGCGCGGCCATCGCCAGGACCTGACCCTGGTGCGCATCACCGCCATCGAGGCGGGGGCCTGA
- the rpmA gene encoding 50S ribosomal protein L27 translates to MAHKKAGGSSRNGRDSDGRRLGVKKFGGEQVVSGNIIIRQRGTKWHPGRNVGMGKDHTLFALVEGTVEFKTTSGRAYVCVAPAAVAAAE, encoded by the coding sequence ATGGCTCATAAGAAAGCGGGCGGCTCCTCGCGCAACGGGCGCGATTCGGACGGCCGCCGTCTCGGCGTGAAGAAGTTCGGCGGCGAGCAGGTGGTGAGCGGCAACATCATCATCCGCCAACGCGGCACGAAATGGCATCCCGGCCGCAATGTCGGCATGGGCAAGGACCACACGCTGTTCGCCCTCGTCGAGGGCACGGTCGAATTCAAGACGACCAGCGGCCGCGCTTATGTATGTGTGGCCCCGGCCGCGGTTGCGGCCGCCGAATAG